GGTTACTTCTTTCCGAGAGACAAACTGCAATGCAAAAAGAAGATTGTGTCAACATCAACTATATTTTTACACAATGTAATTAAGCCAGACTTCTCTTTTTGAGAAGTCATGAATATTTAAGGTATAAAACGATACGGTTCTTACTTGTTAAAAGAGTCGTCCTGTAGATTCAGAACCAAACTATCTGCGCTCAGGTAAACCTTGTTCTGTGAAGCCGCCACCTGGAAAACAACCTTCATCTGGTTAGGGCTTTAAGAAAGGTCATTAAAACATTCAgctttttccaataagacttgaATAAATGTTAAgccaaaaaatgtaataaaaaagccATCCAAGACCAGCTGAACCTTGGCAGAACTGCTAGTGAACATCAAATATTTACATGGCTGAAAAACACACCTTTTCCCAAAGTGTACCGTTTACATCAGGAAAACTCATAAaagtgacaaataaataaaacggaGTGAATAATGACACCAAGTACCGTTTTGGCAATGCTCTGCGCTGCTCTGATTCTTCTGAGTTTAAGATATCCAGGGTTTTTTGTGACGGCCTCCCCTAACTGTGAATTAGATCAGaccaaaccaaaaataaatttctcacagaatatttttctaaaaaagacACACGAATAATATTTCTATCATAAAATAATACtggaatacaatacaatacaataatataacataaaagtAAAGTAAATCATTTTAGATAAGAGGATCATACCATTTTGGCCGCCTGGGCCTCTCCTTCAGCCTGGATGATTTTATGCCTCTGTTCCTGTTTTGCTTTCTCCACATAGAAGTAAGCTCTTTGCGCCTCCTGCTGGGCTGGAAGACCATAAGCACGTTTTATTAGTTATTAAGAGCACATATGTTATGCTACAACACACAAGAACCTAATTTTACCTACCAACTTGTTTGGCCTCCACAGCTGCTGTGTACTCCTTGCTGAAGCTCAACTCAGTGATAGCCACATCATCGAGAATAATATTGAAGTCCTTAGCACGTTCAAAGAGCTCCCGTCGGATGAGTAGAGAGACCTGTATGAAATCAGTGGCAAAGAAAGATTAAGAATATAATCATTTTGACAATGTAATTTGGAGATTTTCTTCCTTTGAACATGGAATCCTGGAAATTAGGTTCATTTGAAGAATGTGTGGAAGACTTTTAAAACTGAGTAACAGATTGTGAAAAAATACAAACCTGGGCTCTTTGCGTAATTAGTTGGGACGCATTAAATTTGGCAACCACGCTCTTCAGAACTTCATTTACAATAGATGGCAGCACACGCTCATCGTAGTCCTTCCCCAGCTGTTGGTATAAGACAGGAAGGTTGGAAGCCACAGGTCGTGACAGCACACGCAATCCGATGTTCACCATCTGCAGGTCTGACCACATTACATCGCCATGTGAGAAAATGACAACTAAAGACTTACAGATTTAAATGAACTATAATCAAGGTTAACAAATTAGGACTATGTCGAAATGGAAGTAAACAAAGCATGATCATGACAATGAAATAGAATTCAGAAAGTTACCTTTGCTTCCTGTTAAGGATGATATTTTTCTTGGTTTGGCTCTGATATCATATATGATTGGATACTGAAACCATGGTATCCTAGAAGAACAATGTtggtttcatttttttgtttaatttttttaaagttacagCATTCCTTTTTTATTATGGTGAGATTAAACATGCTTTCACACAGAACAAGTATATAAGACTTCAACAAGTCATTAAAAATGACCTGAAGTGAAGACCCTCAGAGAGGACTGTGTCCATCTGCATCCCTCCAATTCTATTAAAGACAATTGCTCGCTGACCACCCTCCACTAAAGACAAGAAAATTAGGGTTAGTGATGACATTACTAGTCctctttgtttaataataatgtcaaaAAAGTGTATAGCACAGatagactactgttcaaaagtttaacattcaaaaacattttatccagaaatctctaatgctcaccaaggctgcatttacaggatcaaaaaaaaaaaaaaaaaaaaaaaaaacggggatATTGAGAggcattattacaatttaaaatacgttttctttttatgtaatttattcctgtaaaggcaaagctgaattttagcagccggtattattataattaaataatgatttatttttattctaattaaagtttaaaaaaagttgtgcagctaaatatatgattaaaaccatttcttttttcaggattctttgataaattacaaaaga
This is a stretch of genomic DNA from Carassius carassius chromosome 10, fCarCar2.1, whole genome shotgun sequence. It encodes these proteins:
- the phb2b gene encoding prohibitin-2b, which encodes MANKEPNRLLQNLRDLAGRMSSGSKGAGLGLKLLFGAGALAYGVKEATYTVEGGQRAIVFNRIGGMQMDTVLSEGLHFRIPWFQYPIIYDIRAKPRKISSLTGSKDLQMVNIGLRVLSRPVASNLPVLYQQLGKDYDERVLPSIVNEVLKSVVAKFNASQLITQRAQVSLLIRRELFERAKDFNIILDDVAITELSFSKEYTAAVEAKQVAQQEAQRAYFYVEKAKQEQRHKIIQAEGEAQAAKMLGEAVTKNPGYLKLRRIRAAQSIAKTVAASQNKVYLSADSLVLNLQDDSFNNLSLGKK